In one Novosphingopyxis iocasae genomic region, the following are encoded:
- a CDS encoding thymidylate synthase has product MAEHYEQQYLDLMRRIWTTGDERVDRTGVGTRAVFGASMRFSLEGDAVPLLTTKRVYWKTAAREFLWFLTGETNIRPLLEQKVRIWTDWPLDRYRRETGDAITQEAFEARIVDDAEFAARWGDLGPVYGKQWTDWPIYEEAGEGLYRRRARGHDQVAEIVDSLKNNPGSRRHIVEGWNVAELGQMALPPCHKTYQFYVADGKLSGLLYQRSCDLGLGFAFNIFSLALFTRMLAQQTGLAPGEIVWNGGDVHLYLNHRDLVEEQLSRKPSGAPTLHIARTPASIYDYRIEDFEVRDYAPQEHIRAPVAV; this is encoded by the coding sequence ATGGCCGAGCATTACGAACAGCAATATCTGGACCTGATGCGCCGCATCTGGACGACGGGGGACGAGCGGGTGGATCGCACCGGCGTCGGCACCCGGGCGGTATTCGGCGCTTCCATGCGGTTTTCGCTGGAAGGCGATGCGGTGCCGCTGCTCACCACCAAGCGCGTCTACTGGAAAACCGCGGCGCGCGAATTTCTATGGTTCCTGACCGGCGAGACCAATATCCGTCCGCTGCTCGAGCAGAAGGTGCGTATCTGGACCGACTGGCCGCTCGATCGCTATCGCCGCGAGACGGGCGATGCGATAACGCAGGAGGCGTTTGAGGCGCGCATCGTGGATGATGCCGAATTTGCCGCACGATGGGGCGATCTCGGCCCGGTTTACGGCAAGCAGTGGACCGACTGGCCGATCTATGAGGAAGCAGGCGAGGGGCTGTATCGCCGCCGCGCGCGCGGACATGATCAGGTCGCCGAGATCGTCGACAGCCTGAAGAACAACCCCGGATCGCGCCGTCATATCGTCGAAGGCTGGAACGTCGCCGAACTCGGGCAGATGGCGCTGCCGCCCTGCCACAAGACCTACCAATTCTATGTTGCCGACGGGAAGCTGTCGGGGCTTCTTTATCAGCGCAGCTGCGATCTGGGGCTTGGCTTTGCGTTCAACATTTTTTCGCTGGCGCTGTTTACGCGGATGCTGGCGCAGCAGACCGGCCTGGCGCCCGGTGAGATCGTGTGGAACGGCGGGGACGTGCATCTTTATCTGAACCATCGCGATCTGGTGGAAGAGCAGCTTTCGCGCAAGCCATCGGGGGCACCCACGCTGCACATCGCCCGCACACCGGCCAGCATCTACGACTATCGAATCGAGGATTTCGAGGTGCGCGATTACGCTCCGCAGGAACATATCCGCGCGCCCGTCGCTGTTTGA
- a CDS encoding excalibur calcium-binding domain-containing protein, translated as MSRYHSARHFRPHRRRRPKKTETIFETAKRYGFIAVLSGLGIAYGTNASDNAQKRQAILEALPAGYTYSGCDEVRAAGVAPIYSSERGFSDRLDGDGDGVGCEPYRGQ; from the coding sequence ATGTCTCGGTACCATTCAGCTCGGCATTTCAGGCCACACCGGAGACGGCGCCCGAAGAAGACGGAAACCATTTTTGAGACTGCTAAGCGATACGGATTTATCGCCGTCTTATCAGGACTAGGCATCGCATACGGGACGAACGCCTCGGATAACGCTCAGAAACGCCAGGCAATCCTCGAAGCGCTACCCGCAGGCTACACTTATTCTGGTTGCGATGAAGTCCGCGCCGCGGGTGTCGCGCCGATCTATAGTTCGGAGCGCGGCTTCTCAGATCGCTTGGATGGCGATGGCGATGGAGTTGGCTGTGAGCCATATCGAGGGCAATAA
- a CDS encoding aldehyde dehydrogenase family protein, translating into MSKPYKKLDRLFVAGDWREGQGDTLKNICPWDESEIFSMNAARPADIDDACHAAKEAQREWATFPPSARAAKMLAIGDILEARKEEIAEWIVREVGGTQVKAALELMLVTQVARQEAAALPYMVEGAILPEDIPGKESRAYREPAGVVALISPWNFPLQLTARTLFPALALGNAVVLKPASDTPVTGGTIFAAICEEAGLPKGLVSVLPGSGADIGDALVRHPIPSVVSFTGSTPVGRSVGKVALDGDRIKSLELELGGNSPIVVLDDADIDYAVEASVWGKFMHQGQICMIANRIVVEDAVHDEFVEKFVARTRKLVVGQRDAADCLIGPIVNRDQFDGIMEMIGKAKDQGATCALGGEPNGLVIPPHVFTDVGEDNCLVTNEIFGPVAPIQRARDEDHALELANNTEMGLSSSVFSRDEGRALAFAKRIEAGMTHINDQPVNDSPFSPFGAVKNSGVGRFNGRWAIDAFMTTHWISVQHGKRQFPFSAKDL; encoded by the coding sequence ATGTCCAAACCTTATAAAAAGCTCGACCGCCTCTTCGTCGCCGGTGATTGGCGTGAAGGCCAAGGCGACACCCTGAAAAACATCTGCCCGTGGGACGAAAGCGAGATCTTCTCGATGAACGCCGCCCGGCCAGCCGACATCGACGACGCCTGCCATGCCGCGAAGGAGGCCCAGCGCGAATGGGCAACCTTCCCACCATCGGCGCGCGCAGCCAAGATGCTCGCCATTGGTGACATCCTTGAGGCGCGCAAGGAAGAGATCGCTGAATGGATCGTGCGCGAGGTCGGCGGGACGCAGGTGAAGGCCGCGCTCGAACTGATGCTGGTGACGCAGGTCGCCCGGCAGGAAGCGGCGGCCCTGCCCTACATGGTCGAAGGCGCTATCCTGCCCGAAGACATCCCGGGCAAGGAAAGTCGCGCCTATCGCGAGCCGGCCGGCGTGGTCGCGCTGATCAGCCCCTGGAACTTCCCGCTCCAGCTAACCGCACGGACGCTTTTCCCGGCACTGGCGCTGGGCAATGCAGTGGTCCTAAAACCTGCCAGTGATACGCCGGTAACCGGCGGCACGATATTCGCTGCGATCTGCGAGGAAGCGGGCTTGCCTAAAGGCCTCGTCTCCGTCCTGCCTGGCAGCGGGGCCGATATTGGCGATGCACTTGTGCGCCACCCCATCCCCTCGGTCGTCAGCTTCACCGGCTCTACCCCGGTGGGGCGCAGTGTCGGCAAGGTGGCGCTCGATGGCGACCGTATCAAGTCGCTCGAGCTGGAGCTCGGCGGCAATTCGCCGATCGTCGTGCTTGACGATGCGGATATCGATTATGCCGTGGAGGCAAGCGTCTGGGGCAAGTTCATGCACCAGGGCCAGATCTGCATGATTGCCAATCGTATTGTGGTCGAAGACGCAGTCCATGACGAATTCGTCGAGAAGTTCGTCGCGCGTACCCGCAAGCTGGTGGTGGGCCAACGCGATGCGGCGGACTGTCTGATCGGCCCGATCGTCAACCGCGATCAGTTTGACGGGATCATGGAAATGATCGGCAAGGCGAAGGATCAGGGCGCGACCTGTGCGCTGGGCGGAGAACCCAATGGCCTCGTAATCCCGCCCCATGTCTTCACCGATGTGGGCGAGGACAATTGCCTCGTCACGAACGAGATTTTCGGCCCTGTCGCGCCGATCCAGCGCGCGCGGGACGAAGACCATGCGCTGGAGCTCGCGAATAACACCGAGATGGGCCTGTCGAGCTCGGTCTTCAGCCGTGACGAGGGCCGCGCGCTGGCTTTTGCCAAGCGGATCGAGGCGGGAATGACTCATATAAACGACCAGCCGGTTAACGACAGCCCGTTCTCCCCCTTCGGCGCGGTCAAGAATTCGGGCGTCGGCCGGTTTAACGGGCGCTGGGCGATCGATGCATTCATGACCACGCACTGGATCTCGGTCCAGCATGGCAAGCGTCAATTCCCGTTCTCGGCAAAGGATCTTTGA
- a CDS encoding glutathione S-transferase family protein, translating into MGFLKNGTWHDEWAHNDEDSGEFERDESAFRNWITPDGSPGPTGDGGFAAEPGRYRLYISLACPWAHRANVARHLKGLTDTIELNVVHWLMKEGGWSFREGECVTGDPAIDADHLHQLYTHAKSDYSGHVTVPVLWDTKTETIVNNESADILRMLGTAFDGCGAKDLDLYPADLRNEIDTLNDRVYGAVNNGVYKAGFATTQDAYDKSVKPLFAMLDELEERLEGHEWLVGDRLTEADIRLWTTLIRFDPVYHTHFKCNVRRIADYPHLAALTRRVYELDGIAETVNFRHIRHHYYESHERINPNGIVPAGPKPLVPGMRA; encoded by the coding sequence ATGGGCTTTCTCAAGAACGGCACCTGGCACGACGAGTGGGCGCATAACGATGAGGACAGCGGCGAGTTCGAGCGCGACGAGAGCGCGTTTCGCAACTGGATCACGCCCGACGGATCGCCCGGCCCCACCGGCGATGGCGGGTTCGCCGCCGAACCGGGCCGCTACCGCCTCTACATCAGCCTCGCCTGCCCCTGGGCGCACAGGGCCAATGTCGCGCGGCACCTCAAGGGGCTGACCGACACGATCGAGCTGAATGTGGTCCATTGGCTGATGAAGGAGGGTGGCTGGTCCTTCCGCGAGGGCGAATGTGTCACCGGCGACCCCGCGATCGACGCTGACCACCTCCACCAGCTCTACACCCACGCGAAGTCCGACTATTCGGGCCATGTCACCGTGCCGGTGCTGTGGGACACGAAGACCGAGACGATCGTCAATAACGAGAGCGCCGATATCCTGCGCATGCTCGGCACAGCGTTCGACGGGTGCGGCGCCAAGGACCTCGATCTTTATCCTGCCGATCTGCGCAACGAAATCGATACGCTGAATGACCGGGTCTATGGTGCAGTCAACAACGGGGTCTACAAGGCAGGCTTCGCGACGACGCAGGATGCCTACGATAAATCGGTGAAACCGCTATTCGCGATGCTCGACGAACTGGAAGAGCGGCTCGAGGGACACGAGTGGTTGGTCGGCGACCGTCTGACCGAAGCCGATATCCGCCTATGGACCACGCTGATCCGGTTCGATCCGGTCTATCATACGCATTTCAAATGCAATGTGCGTAGAATTGCGGACTACCCCCACCTCGCCGCGCTGACCCGGCGGGTCTACGAATTGGACGGGATCGCGGAGACGGTCAATTTCCGCCACATCAGACATCATTATTATGAGAGCCACGAGCGGATCAATCCGAATGGCATCGTACCCGCCGGACCGAAGCCGCTAGTACCGGGAATGCGTGCATGA
- a CDS encoding pirin family protein, which produces MSTRQLVSLHRAVRDDIQDLVTRRPVPGPSLPHVDPFLFLNHHGPQTYPPNNHGLPFGPHPHRGFETVTFILEGSLAHHDSGSGASVVEAGGVQWMTAGSGLVHAELSPEAFKRTGGPLEILQLWVNLPGRLKMTDPAYIPVPASDILVFEPSEGVSVRAVSGTDGAPIHSLTDVMLAIVSVDFGGSATIPTPAGRNVFFYTVSGNAKIGGEDVPEHTLAQVSDGNGMELSSDGGCRILFGHADPIGEPVVAHGPFVMNSEAEIAQAIRDYQAGRFGGL; this is translated from the coding sequence ATGAGCACCCGGCAGCTTGTCTCCCTTCACCGGGCAGTGCGTGACGATATCCAGGATCTGGTGACGCGCCGGCCCGTCCCGGGCCCCAGCCTGCCGCACGTCGACCCGTTCCTGTTTCTCAACCACCACGGGCCGCAGACCTATCCACCGAACAATCACGGCCTTCCCTTCGGCCCGCATCCGCATCGCGGATTCGAGACGGTAACGTTTATCCTTGAAGGCAGCCTCGCTCATCATGACAGCGGCTCGGGTGCGAGCGTGGTGGAGGCGGGCGGCGTGCAGTGGATGACCGCGGGCAGCGGACTGGTTCACGCCGAGCTGTCGCCCGAGGCGTTCAAGCGCACCGGCGGCCCACTCGAAATCCTCCAGCTATGGGTCAACCTGCCCGGTCGGCTGAAGATGACCGACCCTGCCTATATTCCGGTGCCTGCGTCGGACATTCTCGTATTCGAGCCGAGCGAAGGCGTGTCGGTGCGCGCGGTCTCCGGTACCGACGGAGCGCCGATCCACTCGCTGACCGATGTGATGCTGGCAATCGTATCGGTCGATTTCGGCGGCAGTGCCACCATTCCAACCCCTGCCGGGCGCAACGTGTTCTTCTACACCGTCAGTGGCAATGCAAAGATCGGCGGCGAGGACGTGCCTGAGCATACGCTTGCGCAGGTGAGCGACGGCAATGGAATGGAGCTGTCCAGCGATGGCGGCTGCCGAATTCTATTCGGCCATGCGGACCCGATCGGCGAACCGGTTGTTGCCCACGGCCCATTCGTCATGAATAGCGAGGCCGAGATCGCACAGGCGATCCGCGACTATCAGGCGGGCCGGTTCGGCGGACTTTGA
- a CDS encoding DUF1697 domain-containing protein: MIGYVALLRAVNVGGTGKLPMTQLVRMSEAEGFKNARTYIASGNVVFESDRPEGEVRYALEKRLRAYTGKDVGVIVRTAAELADTLARNPFSDSPGSRVTALFVDGTLPTDAIDGVTGITNEKVRLGKRELFVLYPDGMARTRLRIPSDRRGTARNMNTVAKLAEIAATLS, encoded by the coding sequence TTGATCGGATATGTCGCGTTGCTTCGTGCCGTCAATGTCGGCGGGACCGGTAAACTGCCGATGACACAACTGGTTCGGATGAGCGAGGCGGAAGGATTTAAAAATGCGAGAACCTACATCGCGAGCGGTAATGTCGTTTTTGAAAGCGATCGGCCGGAGGGCGAGGTGCGGTACGCGCTCGAGAAGCGGCTGAGAGCGTATACCGGCAAAGACGTGGGCGTGATCGTGCGGACGGCCGCCGAACTCGCCGATACATTGGCGCGCAACCCGTTCTCGGACTCGCCAGGCAGTCGCGTCACGGCATTATTCGTGGACGGAACACTTCCTACCGATGCGATCGACGGCGTAACCGGGATTACGAACGAGAAGGTACGGTTAGGCAAACGCGAACTGTTCGTTCTTTACCCCGACGGCATGGCCAGAACCCGACTTCGCATACCGAGTGACAGACGCGGAACGGCCCGAAATATGAATACCGTGGCGAAGCTCGCGGAGATCGCTGCGACGCTCAGTTAA
- a CDS encoding ZIP family metal transporter: protein MLTILVVCVVSGALLLGAAWGIFWKLPKELEGFLIALAGGALIVSSLSELIEPALIKTSLTLVTVSVGIGAAVFAALDWSVAKKFGEDSGGGLLISITLDGIPENLALGVALIGAGPMQVAALAGSILLSNLPEAAGGAKEMVEKQSKVQVFALWAATSVLLSAAAVLGNMLLASVSQSYLAAIRCFAAGAVIASLATAVFPKAYREDSFISGIATALGLLLALALGELGG from the coding sequence ATGCTAACCATCCTGGTCGTCTGCGTAGTTTCGGGCGCACTTCTTCTTGGAGCGGCTTGGGGCATCTTCTGGAAACTACCCAAGGAACTTGAGGGGTTCCTGATAGCTCTGGCAGGTGGAGCTTTGATCGTGTCGTCACTCTCGGAACTAATTGAACCCGCACTTATAAAAACATCGCTGACCTTGGTAACGGTTTCTGTTGGTATCGGCGCAGCGGTATTTGCCGCTTTAGATTGGTCTGTTGCGAAAAAGTTCGGCGAGGACAGCGGTGGGGGTCTTTTGATATCGATTACTCTTGACGGTATTCCAGAGAACTTGGCGCTCGGCGTCGCCTTGATCGGTGCAGGTCCGATGCAAGTAGCTGCACTGGCAGGGTCGATCTTATTGTCGAATCTGCCCGAAGCGGCCGGTGGCGCCAAGGAAATGGTTGAAAAACAATCAAAGGTTCAGGTTTTCGCGCTCTGGGCCGCTACATCCGTCTTGCTGTCGGCAGCGGCAGTCCTGGGAAATATGCTGCTGGCATCGGTGTCCCAGTCTTATCTTGCTGCCATACGGTGCTTCGCAGCCGGGGCAGTGATAGCATCCTTGGCCACCGCCGTGTTTCCGAAGGCCTATCGCGAGGATAGTTTCATCAGCGGGATCGCTACGGCTCTCGGGCTTCTGTTGGCCTTGGCTCTCGGTGAATTAGGCGGCTAA
- a CDS encoding Crp/Fnr family transcriptional regulator — protein sequence MLTDLFSKGRIGGALGKSDRDCLEASLGDVASFGPRKTIIERGERAHKFYYLIEGVTLKYRDDKRGERQIVGLNMPGDFIEYDTFVTDRLPYSIGTLDGAVVSSIPVAAMRDLMMRSSSLEKSIWTASLLEAAVYRQWIIRVGSMRAESRLANLICELAARAKMVGLFDGQHLPIRLLQRDYAEACGITSIHTNRVFRSLRERGALDVEDAGKVLIKNEALLKRIAQFDSTYLYPATNEKTFTPLFGKPL from the coding sequence GTGCTTACCGATCTTTTTTCAAAGGGGCGCATTGGCGGCGCTCTGGGAAAATCGGACAGGGATTGCCTCGAAGCCTCGCTCGGAGATGTGGCGAGTTTTGGCCCTCGTAAGACAATCATCGAGCGTGGAGAGCGCGCGCATAAATTCTATTATCTAATCGAAGGAGTCACCCTCAAATATCGCGACGATAAGCGAGGGGAGCGGCAGATTGTCGGTCTCAACATGCCTGGCGACTTCATCGAATACGACACATTCGTTACGGACCGCCTACCCTATTCAATTGGCACTCTCGATGGCGCAGTCGTTTCAAGCATTCCCGTGGCTGCGATGCGAGATCTGATGATGCGATCGTCGAGCCTTGAGAAGAGTATTTGGACCGCGAGCCTTCTCGAGGCTGCCGTCTACCGGCAGTGGATAATTCGGGTGGGGAGCATGAGAGCTGAAAGTCGCTTGGCTAATCTCATCTGCGAGCTTGCCGCGCGGGCCAAGATGGTCGGGCTGTTCGACGGACAGCATCTTCCAATCCGCTTACTACAACGCGACTACGCCGAAGCCTGTGGGATTACTTCGATTCACACCAACAGAGTTTTCCGTTCGCTTCGGGAAAGAGGAGCGCTGGACGTTGAAGATGCGGGTAAGGTTTTAATCAAGAACGAGGCGTTACTTAAGAGGATTGCACAATTCGATAGCACGTACCTCTATCCCGCCACAAACGAGAAGACTTTCACACCACTTTTCGGCAAACCCTTATAG
- a CDS encoding response regulator yields the protein MTSFDPSRSVLILVVEDDPLQRLGMIDLVEDAGFQAIEARDADQAIEILESRCDIRVVFTDIDMPGSMDGLKLAAAVRKRWPPIEIIVTSGGRKPVLEELPARATFLPKPLVPVDAINTLQSFAS from the coding sequence ATGACATCGTTTGACCCATCTCGTTCCGTTCTCATTCTTGTCGTCGAAGATGATCCGTTGCAGCGCCTCGGAATGATCGATCTTGTCGAAGACGCCGGCTTTCAAGCGATCGAAGCGCGCGATGCGGATCAGGCCATCGAAATACTCGAAAGCCGTTGTGATATTCGCGTCGTATTTACAGACATCGATATGCCCGGTTCTATGGATGGTCTCAAATTGGCAGCAGCAGTGCGCAAACGCTGGCCGCCAATCGAGATCATTGTAACCTCGGGCGGCAGGAAGCCGGTACTCGAAGAGCTACCGGCACGAGCTACGTTTCTTCCGAAGCCCTTGGTGCCGGTAGATGCAATAAACACGCTCCAATCGTTTGCTAGCTAA
- a CDS encoding PAS domain-containing sensor histidine kinase: protein MTANPSHPSQPGTKAYSFLAGGGKATDLIVARDWSNHPLGPPEHWSEALKSTLSLVLNSPESMILCWGKEELTFFFNEAYFPLLGPRLDWAMGAPFRKVWADAWAQAEPIVADAFAGRSQHYEDLPWKLATDRGRADTWFSFSYSRILDPEGEVAGLFIFTNETTDRVLADEALRASEEKWRGLFATLQEGFLLGEIIRDDSGTPINWRYAEVNDAWHELVGVPKGSAVGRSVREVIPGIEEEWISILAEVVATGETARFTERVGPLGRWYDCVAQPAGGDRFTVIFSEATERVQRLNRQAAVVALTDVLQNQQNVVDLIMTASAIIGETMNVELVGYGNVDDVAETITVERDWTAGGAKSLAGLRHFRDYGSYIEDFKRGQTVIVGDCRLDPRTRDHAAALEERSARAFVNIPIFERGRFVALLYVSSVRPRNWSEEDLQFLQDASARLRSAVQRIRAEKQQDVLNKEIVHRLKNTLAMVQSIASLTLKDHLEPGTLTIFARRLTALGAAQNVLLEKASGPADLRELIDRVLGAVGVFDRYDADGPAVSFGPRAALSTSLLLHELTTNALKYGALSNQGTIDIDWDIDGSGDERRFVLRWTERGGPPAKRPTSKGFGSRLIQMGLAGAGGSKLDYGSDGLAATFEAPIADLTRS, encoded by the coding sequence ATGACTGCCAATCCTTCGCACCCTTCTCAGCCCGGCACGAAGGCATATTCGTTCCTTGCGGGCGGCGGAAAAGCTACTGATCTGATCGTCGCGCGAGATTGGAGCAACCACCCCCTCGGACCACCGGAACATTGGTCCGAAGCGCTCAAGTCCACACTCAGCCTGGTCCTGAACTCCCCTGAATCGATGATTCTATGTTGGGGAAAGGAAGAGCTGACGTTTTTCTTCAACGAAGCCTATTTCCCGCTACTTGGTCCGCGGCTCGATTGGGCCATGGGCGCACCCTTTCGTAAAGTCTGGGCTGACGCCTGGGCCCAGGCGGAACCCATCGTCGCAGACGCGTTCGCGGGCCGTTCGCAGCACTATGAAGACTTACCGTGGAAGCTGGCCACAGACCGTGGCCGGGCCGATACTTGGTTTTCATTCTCCTACTCGCGCATTCTCGATCCCGAGGGTGAGGTCGCTGGGCTGTTCATTTTTACGAACGAGACCACCGACCGTGTCCTTGCCGACGAGGCGCTTCGGGCGAGCGAGGAAAAATGGCGCGGCTTGTTCGCGACGTTACAGGAAGGGTTTCTGCTGGGCGAAATCATTCGCGACGACAGCGGAACCCCAATCAATTGGCGATACGCAGAGGTCAACGATGCTTGGCACGAACTCGTAGGTGTGCCGAAAGGGTCGGCGGTCGGACGGTCGGTTCGCGAGGTCATTCCCGGTATCGAAGAAGAATGGATTTCGATCCTCGCCGAAGTGGTGGCCACAGGCGAGACCGCGCGCTTTACGGAACGGGTCGGGCCATTGGGCCGGTGGTACGACTGCGTCGCCCAGCCGGCAGGCGGCGATCGCTTCACGGTAATTTTCAGTGAAGCCACCGAAAGAGTGCAACGATTGAACCGTCAGGCAGCCGTAGTCGCTTTGACCGACGTCCTGCAGAACCAACAGAACGTCGTCGATCTCATCATGACGGCCAGCGCAATTATCGGAGAAACGATGAATGTCGAACTGGTCGGTTACGGCAACGTCGACGATGTCGCCGAAACGATAACTGTTGAACGCGACTGGACCGCGGGTGGCGCAAAATCGTTGGCGGGCTTACGCCACTTCCGCGATTATGGATCATACATCGAAGATTTCAAGCGCGGACAAACCGTTATCGTGGGTGACTGCCGTTTGGACCCACGCACGCGCGACCATGCTGCCGCGCTCGAAGAACGCAGTGCGCGCGCGTTCGTCAACATTCCGATTTTTGAGCGCGGCCGGTTCGTCGCACTTCTGTATGTAAGTTCGGTTCGACCGCGAAACTGGAGCGAAGAGGATCTTCAGTTTTTGCAGGACGCCTCCGCTCGCCTTCGTTCGGCTGTGCAGCGTATTCGTGCGGAAAAACAGCAAGACGTCCTCAATAAGGAAATCGTGCACAGGTTGAAGAACACCTTGGCGATGGTTCAATCCATTGCCAGCCTTACCCTCAAAGATCATCTCGAACCAGGGACACTCACGATTTTTGCCCGTCGTCTAACTGCGCTGGGCGCTGCACAGAACGTTTTGCTGGAGAAGGCTTCGGGCCCGGCCGATTTGAGAGAATTGATCGATCGCGTATTGGGAGCGGTCGGTGTTTTCGACCGGTACGATGCCGATGGACCTGCCGTGTCCTTCGGTCCGCGAGCTGCACTATCGACATCTCTTCTGCTGCACGAGTTGACGACCAATGCGCTCAAATATGGCGCGCTGTCTAACCAAGGGACAATCGATATCGACTGGGATATCGATGGGAGTGGTGACGAGCGGCGCTTCGTCTTGCGCTGGACCGAACGGGGTGGCCCTCCCGCCAAAAGGCCAACTTCAAAGGGTTTTGGATCGCGCCTCATTCAAATGGGCCTCGCCGGCGCTGGGGGTAGCAAGCTCGATTACGGCTCTGACGGATTAGCCGCAACTTTCGAAGCGCCGATTGCTGATCTCACGCGTTCCTGA
- a CDS encoding class I SAM-dependent DNA methyltransferase codes for MNDDPSQRRAKFDQLFRENPDPWEFETSTYERDKRDATMAAIAGRRFAHVLEIGCATGVLTERLAEVCDSLLAVDVSEVALTAARQRLADRNHVKLTRAEIPAQWPAGRYDLILLSEVLYFLAEEEITETSRRCLDALEPEGWVLLVNWTGANDLPVSGPRAAELFCAGGWRRTGRIVRPGYRLDLLARPRVSQVPRCR; via the coding sequence GTGAACGATGACCCCTCCCAGCGACGCGCGAAGTTCGACCAGCTCTTTCGCGAGAATCCCGACCCGTGGGAATTTGAAACGAGCACCTATGAGCGAGACAAACGTGATGCGACCATGGCTGCGATCGCGGGGCGGCGTTTCGCGCACGTTCTTGAAATCGGCTGTGCGACGGGTGTTCTGACCGAACGGCTTGCCGAAGTTTGTGACAGCCTCTTGGCGGTCGACGTATCCGAAGTCGCGCTGACCGCGGCGCGGCAGCGGCTCGCCGATCGAAACCACGTGAAGCTCACCCGCGCCGAAATCCCAGCGCAGTGGCCAGCGGGCCGTTACGACCTCATCCTGCTGTCCGAAGTCCTCTATTTCCTCGCGGAGGAGGAAATAACTGAGACATCCCGCCGCTGCCTCGATGCGCTTGAACCGGAGGGATGGGTTCTTTTGGTGAACTGGACGGGAGCCAATGACCTACCCGTCAGCGGCCCGCGCGCTGCCGAGCTTTTCTGCGCTGGTGGTTGGCGCCGGACAGGGCGGATCGTGCGCCCCGGCTATCGCCTAGATCTGCTTGCGCGGCCCAGGGTCTCACAGGTGCCGCGCTGCCGGTAG
- a CDS encoding PIG-L deacetylase family protein yields MPVASITTGGTMLEAVSAAPAVELTELAPGAGVLLLSPHPDDETLGCGTAIAALAASGKKLSLVQITGGGGSHPGSKRFNAAAITAIRERELNDALHILAPGVDVPVLRLGLPDGRSSVDMIDLAAQQSVLKFAQDHVIGAVWSTWRGDPHCDHQTAAAAALRIAATLKVPHWSFPIWGRFGDRSVPHALRRFVAPKYRARKMAAIRCHRSQLGEVIDDDPEGFRLTPELVAHFSDDPEIFIRER; encoded by the coding sequence ATGCCTGTAGCAAGCATCACAACTGGCGGCACCATGCTGGAAGCCGTATCCGCCGCGCCTGCGGTGGAACTAACAGAGCTCGCGCCTGGCGCTGGGGTTCTTCTGCTTAGTCCCCATCCCGACGACGAAACATTAGGTTGCGGAACCGCGATTGCAGCGCTCGCTGCAAGCGGAAAGAAGCTCTCCCTCGTGCAGATCACCGGTGGCGGCGGATCGCATCCCGGTTCGAAACGGTTCAATGCTGCAGCAATCACCGCAATCCGCGAGCGCGAACTGAATGACGCGCTTCACATTCTGGCGCCCGGGGTGGACGTGCCCGTCCTTCGGCTAGGGCTGCCGGACGGGCGAAGCTCGGTCGATATGATCGACCTGGCGGCCCAGCAGTCGGTTTTAAAATTCGCACAGGATCACGTTATCGGTGCCGTCTGGTCGACTTGGCGCGGCGATCCGCATTGCGACCATCAGACGGCGGCCGCTGCTGCTTTGCGTATCGCCGCGACCCTGAAGGTGCCGCATTGGAGCTTCCCGATCTGGGGGCGCTTCGGCGATCGGTCCGTTCCCCATGCGCTTCGCCGCTTCGTTGCGCCGAAATATCGCGCGCGTAAAATGGCCGCGATCCGCTGTCACCGTTCACAACTGGGCGAGGTAATCGACGACGACCCGGAAGGCTTCCGCCTTACCCCGGAATTAGTGGCGCACTTCTCGGACGATCCCGAGATTTTCATCCGTGAACGATGA